The Candidatus Scalindua japonica genome includes a region encoding these proteins:
- a CDS encoding PEGA domain-containing protein, which translates to MPSVIEPEETLPPSSPPPKQVNTGSIVVKSEPPSAEIYLDGDNIGVTPAIITQILPGKYKLKIKTDGYYTWNQSVEVMANRESSLTAMLQGRDGSLMITSEPTNAEIFINGKIVGRTPETIQNVKPEKYKIKLKLDKYEIWNKEVKIEAEKKLSLTAKLISKYGSISLGSEPTKARIFLDGIQIGTTPARLQSIPHGTHLVEVKMEGFNIWKKSVNVESGKERLLTAILKRKTGSISINSKPENAGIYLNGKYIGETPHRIQSIIPGTHEIQLKMEDYDVWSETVNIEAGNENTISAMLQRSTGTLMIESDPENAIIFVDGKEIGTTPEIIISSAKGKHIIEVRMDGYDIWKENVHIEPGTEKSLTVTLQPKTGSLNINSKPSSASILLDGKETGTTPEKINGLKPGTYQVEAKINGYEDWCESVKVIADKENHITAVLRKLVSTFNVKSEPSNAMVIIDGTESGNTPAKITDLEPGKHIVEIRMKGYETWTESVEANVDKESSITAVLRKLTGSINIKSEPSNSIILFDGVESGNTPATITDLNPGTYNVELKKDGYEGWKEKVYIVQGKETSLTAALQSIPGSLSIYSEPSDATILIDGRKTGTTPLIITGPDPGNHLVEIRKEGFENWSESIKIVKTNQSSLKAVLQLKAGPVCIKSQPSIAEVLIDGKEVGTTPLIITDPSPGTYNVEIKKDGYENWNEDVMIEPGKETALTAVLQVQDGSIIINSSPTGAMIYINGEKTGKAPETIHNMSPGRHLVEARLAGHENWNESVEVTGGRESRLTATLKELTGTINIMSSPPDAIIILDGKEIGHTPMSLPGVNIGIHEVEIQKDGYLSWNKTIKIKAGEENTFNPKLIEIAATANINSKPSNAVIYIDGKEAGKTPAIITGMTTGDHLIEVKIDRYEVWSERVNINPGKEIDVTVELQIKPGKVSIDSTPSKALIFIDGKEIGTAPKTVEGRGVEQHQVELRIKGYKVWNQSINIEPGIETSVMADLEIKSGSVSITSEPTNAMILLDAKKAGYTPQTLTDIVPGKHIIEVRREGYDIWSKGVEVNSDKEIALSASLSKITGSISINSNQSEAVAYLDGENIGTTPCTMESVVIGTHQVEVRKEGYAEWRKVVYIKKGKEISLKAMLRSITASIDLESEPKGAMILLDGKEVGKTPEILTGIKTGMHNVEIRMDGYVSWMKMIKVKAGREYIFTKTLQVQNGSLNVTSRPSNARIFIFDKKAGKTPKTFNDLKPGNYAIEVKLDQYQTWSKNIEIEPGKETNLKALLQLKPGSIVIISEPSNAKILIDGDDSGTTPATIDDIEDGAHIVELKMEGYKIWSENVVITAGIQSNLTAVLQEMKGSININSEPTNATISVNGNISGSTPEHIRNIKPGTHHVEVIKEGLEVWSDYVEVKAGRKIELSITLQQTSCIVNIESTPSNATIFINNKEFGATPQTIKTLNPGQHKIEIQKAGFENWSEVVIVGSDKENTVTALLRQVTGSINIKSDPPQAEILIDDIESGTTPAIINDLSPETHKIDIKMDGYSVWSENLEVEANKVKQVDATLQQMTGSVNINSEPSGALMLIDGKKRGTTPEIITDIKPGKYLLEASLKGYEKWSEKIEVAADKENTVTALLRQITGSINIKSDPPQSEIFIDGIESGTTPAIINDLSPETHKIDIKMDGYSIWRENVEVVANEVKQVDAALQQITGSVSVNSEPSGASIIIDGKISGITPEIITDIKPGKYLLEASLKGYEKWSEKIEVAADKENTVTALLRQITGSINIKSDPPQSEIFIDGIESGTTPAVINDLSPETHKIDIKMDGYSVWSENVEVVANEVKQVDAALQQITGSVSVNSEPSGASIIIDGKISGTTPEIITDIKPGKYLLEVSLKGYEKWSEKIEVAADKENTVTALLRQITGSINIKSDPPQAEILIDDIESGTTPAVINDLSPETHKIDIKMDGYSVWSENVEVVANKVKQVDATLQQMTGSVNINSEPSGASIIIDGKISGITPEIITDIKPGKYLLEASLKGYEKWSEKIEVAADKENTVTALLRQVTGSINIKSDPPQAEILIDDIESGTTPAVINDLSPETHKIDIKMDGYSVWSENVEVVANKVKQVDATLQQMTGSVNINSVPSGASILIDGKKRGTTPEIITDIKPGKYLLETSLKGYEKWSEKIEVAADKENTVTALLRQVTGSINIKSDPPQAEIFIDGIESGTTPAVINDLSPETHKIDIKMDRYNAWSKNIVVVANKVKQINAVLRQMSGSVNINSEPSGALILINGKKYGTTPEIITDIKPGKYLIEVSMEGHEKWSDSVEVGAAEEIPLRALLQKSTGSISIKSTPAKSIIYIDGEEVGATPVTLSSISVGAHDILIKADGHEEWKKSVIIKKGKELSVNAILQLNVGSISIESYPENAIINLDGKEVGKAPKRLTDVIVGTHSVEVLLDGHISWKKTIKLKAGKEISLSADLKIVNKTEKPEEALAGIATEATLPANIITDIKEPEISTEKKKATVPEVKTEPKSNKKSPPPEKQIKLRSTYGKIDDSLIESLPFLKIREKNSNIFLCHSELKHCYEEKPIGDGDVVIDHTTSLMWCQSGSSEYFNLKKANKWLKKMNKNGYAGFKDWRLPTIEEASSLLEFETKNDSFIAPVFDNKQWGTWTGDKSDRGHAWIVTFVNGTITPGPVGSPATFVKPVRSL; encoded by the coding sequence ATGCCTTCAGTAATTGAACCAGAAGAAACCTTACCTCCATCTTCACCTCCACCAAAACAGGTAAATACAGGATCAATTGTTGTTAAGAGCGAGCCACCTTCAGCAGAGATTTACCTGGATGGTGATAATATAGGTGTCACTCCGGCTATCATAACTCAGATTCTTCCAGGCAAGTATAAATTAAAAATCAAAACAGATGGATATTATACCTGGAATCAAAGTGTGGAGGTTATGGCTAATAGAGAATCATCCTTAACTGCAATGCTACAAGGGAGAGATGGATCTCTAATGATAACCAGTGAACCGACAAATGCAGAGATTTTCATTAATGGCAAAATTGTAGGCAGAACTCCGGAAACTATACAAAATGTAAAACCGGAGAAATATAAAATTAAACTCAAGCTTGACAAGTATGAAATATGGAATAAAGAGGTAAAAATAGAAGCGGAAAAGAAGTTATCTTTAACCGCTAAACTTATATCAAAATATGGATCTATCTCGTTAGGCAGTGAGCCAACGAAGGCAAGAATATTTCTGGATGGTATACAAATTGGCACAACTCCTGCACGTTTACAGTCTATTCCACACGGTACACATCTTGTAGAAGTTAAGATGGAAGGGTTTAACATCTGGAAAAAAAGTGTGAATGTTGAATCTGGCAAGGAAAGGTTATTAACAGCAATACTAAAGAGAAAGACCGGATCTATCAGTATTAATAGTAAGCCTGAAAATGCCGGGATCTATTTAAACGGTAAATATATAGGTGAAACTCCCCACAGGATACAATCTATAATTCCCGGTACTCACGAAATACAACTCAAAATGGAAGATTATGACGTATGGAGTGAGACGGTAAACATTGAAGCGGGAAATGAGAACACCATATCAGCAATGCTTCAAAGAAGTACCGGAACTTTAATGATAGAAAGTGATCCGGAAAACGCAATTATCTTCGTTGATGGTAAGGAAATTGGCACCACTCCTGAAATTATAATATCCAGTGCAAAAGGTAAACATATTATAGAAGTAAGGATGGACGGATATGATATCTGGAAAGAAAATGTACATATCGAGCCTGGTACAGAAAAATCCTTAACTGTAACCCTACAGCCAAAAACAGGGTCTCTCAATATTAATAGTAAACCATCAAGTGCATCAATTTTATTAGACGGAAAAGAGACAGGGACAACTCCTGAGAAGATAAACGGTTTAAAACCCGGCACTTACCAGGTAGAAGCCAAGATTAATGGGTACGAAGACTGGTGTGAGAGTGTAAAAGTTATCGCAGACAAAGAGAACCACATAACTGCTGTACTCCGAAAATTAGTCAGCACTTTTAATGTAAAGAGTGAACCCTCTAATGCAATGGTTATTATCGACGGCACAGAGTCCGGAAATACACCTGCTAAGATAACCGATCTGGAGCCCGGCAAGCACATTGTAGAAATCAGGATGAAAGGGTATGAAACATGGACTGAAAGTGTAGAGGCAAACGTCGACAAGGAAAGTAGCATAACTGCCGTTCTTCGAAAACTAACTGGCTCAATCAATATAAAAAGTGAACCGTCAAACTCAATAATACTTTTTGATGGGGTTGAATCAGGGAATACTCCGGCAACCATTACTGACTTGAATCCAGGTACTTACAATGTTGAATTAAAGAAGGATGGGTATGAAGGCTGGAAAGAAAAAGTATATATTGTTCAAGGTAAAGAAACTTCATTAACTGCCGCACTTCAATCAATTCCAGGCTCTCTCAGTATTTACAGCGAACCATCAGACGCGACAATCTTGATAGACGGAAGAAAAACAGGCACAACGCCACTAATCATTACTGGCCCTGACCCTGGAAACCACCTTGTAGAGATTAGAAAAGAAGGGTTTGAAAATTGGAGTGAAAGCATAAAGATTGTAAAAACTAACCAATCCTCCTTGAAGGCAGTACTTCAATTAAAAGCCGGGCCTGTTTGTATCAAAAGCCAACCGTCAATTGCAGAGGTGTTAATAGATGGTAAAGAAGTTGGAACAACTCCTCTTATCATTACTGACCCAAGCCCGGGAACATATAATGTAGAAATAAAGAAAGACGGGTATGAAAACTGGAATGAGGATGTAATGATAGAACCGGGCAAGGAAACGGCCTTAACAGCTGTCCTGCAAGTGCAGGACGGCTCAATCATCATCAACAGTTCACCTACAGGTGCAATGATTTACATTAATGGGGAAAAAACCGGAAAAGCACCTGAAACCATACATAATATGAGCCCAGGTAGACACCTTGTGGAAGCGAGATTAGCAGGACATGAAAACTGGAATGAAAGTGTAGAGGTGACAGGAGGCAGGGAAAGCAGATTAACAGCAACACTCAAGGAACTAACAGGTACTATAAATATTATGAGTAGTCCCCCTGATGCAATAATCATTTTGGATGGCAAAGAAATTGGTCACACTCCCATGAGTTTGCCAGGAGTTAACATTGGTATACATGAAGTAGAAATACAAAAGGACGGCTATCTATCATGGAATAAGACGATAAAAATAAAGGCAGGTGAAGAAAACACCTTTAATCCAAAGCTTATTGAAATAGCGGCTACTGCCAATATAAACAGCAAACCTTCAAATGCAGTTATTTACATAGACGGCAAAGAAGCTGGCAAAACGCCTGCAATTATTACTGGAATGACTACTGGCGATCATTTAATAGAAGTCAAAATAGACAGGTATGAAGTATGGAGTGAGAGAGTTAATATTAATCCTGGAAAGGAAATTGATGTAACTGTAGAACTCCAAATAAAACCGGGAAAAGTATCTATCGATAGTACTCCTTCAAAAGCATTAATATTTATAGACGGTAAAGAAATCGGTACTGCTCCAAAAACAGTTGAAGGTCGTGGCGTTGAACAGCATCAGGTGGAACTCAGAATTAAAGGATACAAAGTCTGGAACCAGAGTATTAACATCGAACCTGGTATTGAAACCAGTGTAATGGCAGATCTGGAAATAAAATCCGGTTCTGTCAGTATCACCAGCGAACCGACAAATGCGATGATTCTCCTGGATGCCAAAAAAGCCGGATACACACCTCAAACATTAACTGATATTGTGCCAGGAAAACATATTATAGAAGTAAGGAGGGAAGGATATGATATATGGAGTAAGGGTGTAGAGGTAAATAGTGACAAGGAAATTGCATTATCTGCATCGCTCTCAAAAATTACCGGTTCTATCAGTATCAATAGTAATCAATCGGAAGCAGTAGCATATTTAGATGGTGAAAACATTGGCACAACACCATGCACTATGGAATCAGTTGTTATCGGCACACATCAGGTTGAAGTCAGGAAGGAAGGATATGCGGAATGGAGAAAAGTAGTTTATATCAAAAAGGGAAAAGAGATTTCATTAAAAGCTATGCTTCGCTCTATAACCGCCTCAATAGATCTTGAAAGTGAACCGAAAGGAGCAATGATTTTATTAGATGGAAAAGAGGTTGGTAAAACTCCTGAAATCTTAACCGGCATTAAAACAGGAATGCATAATGTAGAGATCCGGATGGACGGTTATGTTTCATGGATGAAAATGATAAAAGTTAAAGCAGGAAGAGAATACATTTTTACCAAAACACTTCAAGTGCAAAATGGTTCCTTAAACGTAACTAGCAGACCATCAAATGCAAGAATCTTTATATTTGATAAAAAAGCTGGAAAGACTCCCAAGACATTCAATGATTTAAAACCAGGAAATTATGCAATAGAAGTGAAACTTGATCAGTATCAAACATGGAGTAAAAATATTGAGATTGAACCAGGTAAAGAAACTAACCTGAAGGCGTTGCTTCAATTAAAACCTGGATCAATTGTTATTATAAGTGAACCATCAAATGCAAAAATACTTATAGACGGTGATGATTCCGGCACTACTCCTGCAACTATTGATGACATAGAAGATGGCGCTCATATAGTAGAACTAAAAATGGAAGGGTATAAGATTTGGAGTGAAAATGTAGTTATAACAGCAGGTATACAGTCTAACTTAACAGCCGTACTCCAGGAAATGAAGGGGTCCATAAACATCAATAGCGAGCCAACAAACGCTACAATAAGTGTAAACGGCAACATAAGCGGATCCACACCCGAACACATAAGGAACATAAAGCCTGGTACACACCATGTTGAAGTTATTAAGGAGGGTTTGGAGGTATGGAGTGACTATGTAGAAGTTAAGGCGGGAAGGAAAATTGAGCTATCAATCACACTTCAGCAAACGTCCTGTATAGTAAATATAGAAAGTACACCATCAAATGCAACTATTTTCATTAATAATAAAGAATTTGGAGCAACGCCTCAAACTATAAAAACATTAAACCCCGGTCAACACAAAATTGAAATCCAAAAAGCCGGATTTGAAAACTGGAGTGAAGTCGTAATAGTTGGATCAGATAAAGAGAATACGGTAACCGCCCTGCTCCGACAAGTCACAGGATCTATTAACATTAAGAGTGATCCACCACAAGCAGAAATACTTATAGATGATATAGAATCCGGAACCACTCCCGCAATAATAAATGATTTAAGCCCGGAAACGCATAAGATAGATATTAAAATGGACGGGTATAGTGTCTGGAGTGAAAATCTGGAAGTCGAGGCAAATAAAGTTAAACAGGTTGATGCAACACTCCAACAAATGACAGGTTCCGTCAATATTAACAGCGAACCATCTGGTGCATTAATGCTTATAGACGGTAAGAAACGTGGCACTACTCCTGAAATTATTACTGACATAAAACCTGGAAAATATCTGCTTGAAGCCAGTTTGAAAGGATATGAAAAATGGAGCGAAAAAATAGAAGTTGCAGCAGATAAAGAGAATACGGTAACCGCCCTGCTCCGGCAAATCACTGGATCCATTAACATTAAGAGTGATCCGCCACAGTCCGAAATCTTCATTGATGGTATTGAATCCGGAACCACTCCCGCAATAATAAATGATTTAAGCCCGGAAACGCATAAGATAGATATTAAAATGGACGGGTATAGTATCTGGAGGGAAAATGTGGAAGTCGTGGCAAACGAAGTTAAACAGGTTGATGCTGCACTCCAACAAATAACAGGCTCTGTCAGTGTAAACAGCGAACCATCTGGTGCATCAATAATTATAGACGGTAAAATATCAGGCATAACTCCTGAAATTATTACTGACATAAAACCTGGAAAATATCTACTTGAAGCCAGTTTGAAAGGATATGAAAAATGGAGCGAAAAAATAGAAGTTGCAGCAGATAAAGAGAATACGGTAACCGCCCTGCTCCGGCAAATCACTGGATCCATCAACATTAAGAGTGATCCGCCACAGTCCGAAATCTTCATTGATGGTATTGAATCCGGAACCACTCCCGCAGTGATAAATGATTTAAGCCCGGAAACCCACAAGATAGATATTAAAATGGACGGGTATAGTGTCTGGAGTGAAAATGTGGAAGTCGTGGCAAACGAAGTTAAACAGGTTGATGCTGCACTCCAACAAATAACAGGCTCTGTCAGTGTAAACAGCGAACCATCTGGTGCATCAATAATTATAGACGGTAAAATATCAGGCACTACTCCTGAAATTATTACTGACATAAAACCTGGAAAATATCTGCTTGAAGTCAGCTTGAAAGGATATGAAAAATGGAGCGAAAAAATAGAAGTTGCAGCAGATAAAGAGAATACGGTAACCGCCCTGCTCCGGCAAATCACTGGATCCATCAACATTAAGAGTGATCCACCACAAGCAGAAATACTTATAGATGATATAGAATCCGGAACCACTCCCGCAGTGATAAATGATTTAAGCCCGGAAACTCACAAGATAGATATTAAAATGGACGGGTATAGTGTCTGGAGTGAAAATGTGGAAGTCGTGGCAAACAAAGTTAAACAGGTTGATGCAACACTCCAACAAATGACAGGTTCCGTCAATATTAACAGCGAACCATCTGGTGCATCAATAATTATAGACGGTAAAATATCAGGCATAACTCCTGAAATTATTACTGACATAAAACCTGGAAAATATCTACTTGAAGCCAGTTTGAAAGGATATGAAAAATGGAGCGAAAAAATAGAAGTTGCAGCAGATAAAGAGAATACGGTAACCGCCCTGCTCCGACAAGTCACAGGATCTATTAACATTAAGAGTGATCCACCACAAGCAGAAATACTTATAGATGATATAGAATCCGGAACCACTCCCGCAGTGATAAATGATTTAAGCCCGGAAACTCACAAGATAGATATTAAAATGGACGGGTATAGTGTCTGGAGTGAAAATGTGGAAGTCGTGGCAAACAAAGTTAAACAGGTTGATGCAACACTCCAACAAATGACAGGTTCCGTCAATATTAACAGCGTACCATCTGGTGCATCAATACTTATAGACGGTAAGAAACGCGGCACTACTCCTGAAATTATTACTGACATAAAACCTGGAAAATATCTGCTTGAAACCAGTTTGAAAGGATATGAAAAATGGAGCGAAAAAATAGAAGTTGCAGCAGATAAAGAGAATACGGTAACCGCCCTGCTCCGACAAGTCACAGGATCTATTAACATTAAGAGTGATCCACCACAAGCAGAAATCTTTATAGATGGTATTGAATCCGGAACCACTCCTGCAGTGATAAATGATTTAAGTCCGGAAACTCACAAGATAGATATCAAAATGGACAGGTATAATGCCTGGAGTAAGAATATTGTAGTCGTGGCAAATAAAGTTAAACAGATTAATGCAGTACTCCGCCAAATGTCAGGCTCCGTCAACATAAATAGCGAACCATCTGGTGCATTGATACTTATTAACGGCAAAAAGTACGGCACTACTCCTGAAATCATTACTGATATAAAACCTGGCAAGTATCTGATTGAAGTTAGTATGGAAGGACATGAAAAATGGAGTGATAGTGTCGAGGTTGGAGCAGCAGAGGAAATTCCACTACGTGCTTTGCTGCAGAAATCCACCGGCTCTATTAGCATAAAAAGCACACCTGCTAAATCTATAATATATATAGATGGTGAAGAAGTTGGAGCTACTCCGGTAACTTTAAGTTCTATTTCAGTTGGTGCACATGATATACTGATTAAGGCCGATGGACACGAGGAGTGGAAGAAATCTGTAATAATAAAAAAAGGCAAAGAATTAAGCGTAAATGCAATACTTCAACTAAATGTTGGCTCTATCAGCATTGAGAGCTATCCTGAAAATGCAATAATAAATTTAGATGGTAAAGAAGTCGGAAAAGCACCTAAACGATTAACAGATGTTATAGTAGGCACACATAGTGTTGAAGTTTTGTTGGACGGACATATCTCTTGGAAAAAAACTATTAAACTAAAAGCTGGCAAAGAAATTTCGTTATCTGCAGATCTGAAGATAGTGAACAAAACTGAGAAGCCGGAAGAAGCCCTTGCTGGTATCGCTACCGAGGCTACCTTACCAGCAAACATTATTACAGACATTAAAGAACCGGAAATCAGTACAGAAAAAAAGAAGGCAACAGTTCCAGAAGTTAAAACCGAACCAAAAAGTAACAAGAAAAGTCCTCCACCTGAAAAACAGATTAAGCTACGCTCTACTTATGGCAAAATAGATGATTCTCTAATAGAGTCACTACCATTTCTAAAGATTCGAGAAAAGAACAGTAATATTTTTCTCTGCCATAGCGAGCTCAAACATTGTTATGAGGAAAAACCAATTGGTGATGGCGATGTCGTCATTGATCATACTACCTCTTTAATGTGGTGCCAGTCCGGGTCGTCAGAATATTTTAATCTTAAAAAAGCGAATAAATGGTTGAAAAAAATGAACAAAAATGGTTATGCGGGCTTTAAAGACTGGAGATTACCCACAATTGAGGAGGCATCATCATTATTGGAATTTGAAACAAAGAACGATAGTTTTATAGCCCCTGTCTTTGACAACAAACAATGGGGCACCTGGACCGGTGATAAATCTGATAGAGGCCATGCATGGATTGTAACATTTGTAAATGGCACTATAACCCCGGGTCCGGTTGGATCACCCGCTACTTTTGTCAAGCCTGTCAGGTCATTATAA
- a CDS encoding GIY-YIG nuclease family protein encodes MIKIENSKLLTKLKTIPTGTGVYMMKDVRGEVIYVGKAKVLRNRVRSYFQSSGDERLFIKFLVNRIADIDFVLTDTEKEALILENNLIKQFKPRFNVNLRDDKTFVSIKLDMDQKFPYPVIVRQIDSPADKGKGLKKIIFSILDHTLPQEQFEKH; translated from the coding sequence ATGATTAAGATTGAAAACAGTAAACTATTAACAAAACTGAAGACGATTCCTACCGGAACCGGGGTATACATGATGAAGGATGTTAGAGGAGAAGTCATTTATGTTGGCAAGGCAAAGGTTCTTAGAAACCGTGTAAGGAGCTATTTTCAGAGTTCAGGTGATGAACGGTTGTTTATAAAGTTTCTTGTAAATAGAATTGCTGATATTGACTTTGTTTTAACTGACACTGAGAAAGAGGCCCTCATACTTGAAAACAACCTGATCAAGCAATTTAAACCAAGGTTTAACGTAAATCTCAGAGATGACAAGACGTTTGTGTCCATAAAACTTGATATGGACCAGAAGTTTCCCTATCCGGTTATTGTAAGACAGATAGACTCTCCAGCAGATAAAGGAAAGGGGTTAAAAAAAATAATATTCTCTATTTTGGACCATACTCTTCCTCAAGAGCAGTTCGAGAAACATTGA
- a CDS encoding putative transposase, with translation MDDQQGQSFFVISTPFTTRLVDILRSEIVPRLLKDVRQQHTEEEMVSGKPGRKLRQCFILGIRFTSF, from the coding sequence ATAGACGATCAACAGGGGCAGTCATTTTTTGTTATCAGTACTCCATTCACTACAAGGTTGGTTGATATTTTAAGGAGCGAAATTGTGCCTCGCTTGTTGAAGGATGTTCGACAACAACACACAGAGGAAGAGATGGTGTCAGGAAAACCTGGCAGAAAACTTAGACAATGTTTTATCCTGGGTATACGCTTTACCTCTTTCTGA
- the uvrC gene encoding excinuclease ABC subunit UvrC, whose amino-acid sequence MLYFGPYSSSRAVRETLRYVNSLFPIRKCSHNVFKSRVRPCLYHQIGKCLAPCCDMVDEAAYKELINEIILVLKGKNAELSKVLKKKMTDASAALKYEKAAKFRDRIYAIEKTVESQKISTLKFVDRDVFGYFGKGNSIQIQAMFIRNGNLEDVASYRFSTINDTLSNVFCSFLKQFYIRTRFIPDEILMPVESEDKEVLEELLSEKKGHKIRVICPKRGEKHKLLEMATKNAENAFKIREDSSDGIESALASLKKKLGLANIPKRMECFDISNIGGKQAVGSMTAFENGVPVKSKYKRYKIRSVSQSDDYAMMYEVLTRRYTRAFKEDDFPDLTVIDGGKGQLGIARRVFDELGVDRVDVIALAKGRKKAAERDGPDQKLDERIFVCDNEGSIVLDQDSCELKLLVNIRDEAHRFAIAYHKKLRKEQYYKSPLDKIVGIGQVKKKNLFKYFGDLRNIREASLDDLAKVKSITAKDAKNIQSSLKN is encoded by the coding sequence ATTCTCTATTTTGGACCATACTCTTCCTCAAGAGCAGTTCGAGAAACATTGAGGTATGTTAATAGTTTATTTCCAATCAGAAAATGTTCACATAATGTCTTTAAAAGCAGAGTAAGACCATGTCTCTATCATCAGATAGGAAAATGTTTGGCGCCGTGTTGTGACATGGTGGACGAAGCAGCGTACAAAGAGTTGATAAATGAGATTATTCTGGTACTGAAAGGTAAAAATGCTGAGTTGTCAAAAGTATTAAAAAAGAAAATGACTGATGCATCTGCCGCATTGAAGTACGAAAAAGCTGCAAAATTCAGGGACCGTATTTATGCCATAGAAAAGACAGTTGAGAGCCAGAAGATCAGCACACTTAAGTTTGTAGATAGAGATGTATTTGGATACTTTGGTAAGGGGAACAGCATACAGATACAGGCAATGTTTATACGAAACGGTAATTTGGAGGATGTTGCGTCATACAGGTTTTCAACTATTAACGATACATTAAGTAACGTTTTCTGTTCGTTTCTTAAACAATTTTATATCAGAACAAGATTCATTCCTGACGAAATTTTGATGCCGGTCGAGAGTGAAGATAAAGAAGTTCTGGAAGAACTGTTAAGTGAGAAAAAGGGACACAAGATAAGGGTAATATGCCCGAAAAGGGGAGAGAAGCATAAATTACTTGAAATGGCAACAAAGAATGCTGAAAATGCGTTTAAAATTCGTGAAGATTCAAGTGATGGTATCGAATCGGCACTGGCTTCATTAAAGAAAAAACTTGGCCTGGCAAACATACCGAAAAGGATGGAATGCTTTGATATATCAAATATCGGTGGAAAACAGGCAGTCGGATCAATGACTGCTTTTGAAAATGGTGTTCCTGTAAAGAGTAAATACAAGAGATACAAGATTAGATCTGTATCACAATCTGATGATTACGCAATGATGTATGAAGTGTTGACGAGAAGGTATACAAGGGCATTCAAAGAGGATGATTTTCCGGACCTTACGGTTATTGATGGTGGGAAGGGTCAACTGGGAATAGCCAGAAGGGTATTTGACGAGCTTGGTGTTGACAGGGTAGATGTAATAGCGCTTGCAAAGGGAAGGAAGAAAGCGGCAGAACGAGACGGGCCAGATCAGAAGCTGGATGAGCGCATTTTTGTATGCGATAATGAGGGTTCGATTGTGCTGGATCAGGACTCTTGCGAGTTAAAACTTCTGGTAAACATTCGTGATGAGGCTCACCGTTTTGCAATTGCTTATCATAAGAAGCTGAGGAAAGAGCAGTACTACAAATCACCACTTGATAAAATTGTCGGTATCGGACAGGTTAAGAAGAAAAACCTGTTTAAATATTTTGGCGATTTACGGAACATTCGAGAAGCTTCATTAGATGACCTGGCGAAGGTTAAGAGTATCACAGCTAAAGACGCAAAGAATATACAAAGTAGTCTGAAAAATTAG